GGGGAGAGGGGCTAGATTTAACCTACCCAGGCGCGGGCGTTGCGGAACATGCGCATCCAGCCGCCGTCTTCGTTCCAGTCATCGGGGTGCCAGGAGTTCTGTACGGCGCGGAATACGCGCTCGGGGTGCGGCATCATGATGGTGACACGGCCGTCGCGGGTGGTCAGGCCGGTGATGCCGCGGGGCGAGCCGTTGGGGTTGGCCGGGTAGCGTTCGGTCATGCGGCCACGATTGTCGATATAGCGCAGGGTCACGCTGTTGCTGGCTTCGCAGGCATCAACAGCGGTGCTGCTGCTGAATTCGGCGTGGCCTTCGCCGTGGGCGATGGCGATGGGCAGGCGGGTGCCGACCATGCCATTGAGGAAGATCGACGGTGAGGCTTGCACTTCGACCAGGGCAACGCGGGCTTCGAACTGCTCGGACCGGTTGCGCACAAAGTGCGGCCAGTGCTCGCTGCCGGGTATCAGTTCACGCAGGTTGGATAGCATCTGACAGCCGTTGCACACGCCGAGGGCAAAGGTGTCAGTACGCTGGAAGAACTCACTGAAGGCTTCGCGCGCGTCGGCGTTGAACAGGATGGATTTGGCCCAGCCCTCGCCGGCACCCAGTACGTCACCGTAGGAAAAGCCGCCACAGGCAACCAGGCCACGGAAGTCGGCCAGATCGACACGGCCCGCCAGAATGTCGCTCATATGCACATCGATGGCATTGAAGCCGGCGCGGGTAAAGGCGGCGGCCATTTCAATCTGACCATTGACGCCCTGCTCGCGCAGGATGGCAACTTGTGGTCGCATGCCACTGTTGATGTAGGGTGCGGCGACGTCTTCATCAACGTCATAGCTGAGCAGTACCTGCAGGCCGGGGTTACCGTCATCGGCCAGGCCTTCGAATTCCTGATCGGCGCAATCGGCATTGTCACGCAGGCGCTGGATTTGCCAGCTGGTTTCGCTCCAGGCTTGTTGCCAGGCTGCGCGGGTGCCGCTGAGCAAGACCTCGTCATTGAAACTGAAGTTGAGGACCTGGGCACTCTGTGGCTGGCCGATGACGGCGCTGCAATCACCCAGGCCGGCGCCGGAGAGTTGCGCCAGTACGCTTTCAGTGTCGCTCTGCCGCACCTGAATCACCGCACCCAGCTCTTCGTTGAACAACACGGCAGCCAGTGCGCTGGCATTATCGGCCAGAACGTCCAGGTTGATCGTCAGGCCGCAGTGGCCGGCAAAGGCCATTTCCGCAACGGTGGCGAGCAGCCCGCCATCGGAGCGGTCGTGATAGGCGATCAGTTGCCCATCGTTATTCAGGCCCTGGATCACGGCGAAGAAGGCTTTCAGGTCTTCGGCGTCGTCCAGGTCCGGGCCTTGCTGGCCGAGTTTGTTGTAGACCTGGGCCAGGGCCGAGCCGCCAAGACGGTTCTGGCCACGGCCGAGATCAATCAGGATCAGATCCGTATCACCCTGGTCCATGCGCAGTTGCGGGGTCAGGGTCTGGCGGGCGTTCTGCACCGGGGCAAAGCCGGTGACGATCAGTGACAGCGGCGAGGTGACGCTCTTGTCATCACCGCCATCGTTCCAGCGGGTTTTCATCGACATCGAGTCTTTGCCGACCGGGATGGTAATACCCAGTTCGGGGCAGAGTTCCATACCTACGGCTTTCACCGTATCAAACAGACGCGCATCTTCACCCGGGTGACCGGCAGCGGCCATCCAGTTGGCGGAGAGTTTGATATCGGACAGTTTCTCGATACGCGCAGCGGCCAGGTTGGTAACGGTTTCAGCGACCGCCATGCGACCGGAAGCCGGCGCATCCAGCAGCGCCAGCGGGGTGCGCTCGCCCATGGCCATGGCTTCACCAGTCAGCACATCGAAGCTGCTGGTGGTGACCGCACAATCGGCGACCGGCACTTGCCAGGGGCCGACCATCTGGTCGCGGGCGACCATGCCGGTAATGCTGCGGTCGCCAATGGTAATCAGGAAGTTCTTGCTGGCGACTGCCGGCAGGCGCAGTACGCGCAGGGCGGCTTCTTCCAGCGGCATATCGGCGCTGAAATCATCCTGCGGCGAGGCTTCGCGCGTCACATCCCGATGCATGCGCGGCGGCTTGCCAAGCAGAACCGACAGCGGCATATCCACCGGCTGGTTCTCGAAGTGCTCGTCGTTGAGCAGCAGCAATTGTTCTTCGGTGGCTTCACCGACCACCGCGTGCGGGCAACGCTCGCGCTCGCAAATCGCCTGGAAGCGCTCATAGTCGGCATTGTCCACCGCCATGACGTAACGCTCCTGGGATTCATTCGACCAGATTTCCGCCGGGCTCATGCCGGGTTCGTCATTGGGCACCTTGCGCAGTTCGAAGCGACCACCACGGCCGCCATCATTGACCAGCTCAGGGAAAGCGTTCGACAGCCCGCCGGCACCTACGTCATGAATAAAGGCAATCGGGTTCTTGTCGCCCAGCTGCCAGCAGCGGTCGATGACTTCCTGACAGCGGCGTTCCATTTCCGGGTTTTCGCGTTGCACGGAGGCAAAATCAAGATCTTCGGCACTGGCACCGGTGGCCATGGAAGAGGCCGCGCCGCCGCCCAGACCGATCAGCATTGCCGGGCCGCCGAGTACGATCAGCTTGGCGCCCACGGTAATCTCGGCTTTCTCGACGTGATTGGCGCGGATGTTACCCAGCCCGCCGGCAATCATGATCGGCTTGTGGTAGCCGCGAATTTCCGGGCCACGGGGTGACTGCACCGTGTGCTCGAAGGTACGGAAGTAACCGGTCAGGTTGGGGCGACCAAATTCGTTATTGAAGGCCGCGCCGCCCAGCGGGCCTTCAATCATGATCTGCAGTGGGCTGACGATACGACCGGGTTTGCCGTTGTCTTCTTCCCAGGGCTGCAAAAAGCCGGGAATGCGCAGGTTGGATACGGTAAAACCGGCCAGGCCGGCTTTTGGCTTGCCACCACGCCCGGTAGCGCCTTCGTCACGGATCTCACCGCCGGAGCCGGTCGCAGCGCCGGGGAAAGGGGCAATCGCGGTCGGATGGTTGTGAGTTTCCACCTTCATCAGGATATGCACGGACTCTTCCTGTGCGCGGTATTCACCGCTACCCGGCTGCGGGAAGAAACGCCCGGCGGTAAAGCCTTCGATCACGGCGGCGTTATCCTTGTACGCCGAGAGCACCCCTTCGCCATGCATCTCGTAGGTGTTCTTGATCATGCCGAACAGGCTCTTGTCCTGCGCTTCACCGTCGATATCCCAACTGGCGTTGAAAATCTTGTGTCGGCAGTGCTCGGAGTTGGCCTGGGCAAACATCATCAGCTCGACATCACTGGGGTTGCGCCCCAGATCAGTGAAGCTGGTCAACAGATAATCAATTTCATCATCCGCCAGCGCCAGGCCCAGCTCGGTGTTGGCCTGTTCCAGTGCGGCACGGCCATTGGCCAGAATATCGATGCGCTGGAAGGGTTTCGGCTGGGTATGGGCAAACAGGCCGCTGGCCGCTTCCAGTTCATCCAGCGCCACTTCGGTCATGCGGTCGTGCAGCAGTTGCTTGACCTGCGCCAGCTCCTGGCTACTCATGTCCCCGGTGACGTGCCAGGCAATCCCGCGCTCGAGCCGCAGTACATTGCTCAGCCCGCAGTTGTGGGCGATATCGGTGGCCTTGCTCGACCAGGGAGAGATGGTGCCGAAACGCGGCAACACCAGCACCAAAGTGCCTTCCGGCTCTTCCACATCCACCGAGGGACCGTAGGTCAGCAACCGGCTGAGCACCAGGGCCTGTTCGTCATCCAGCGGCGCATCCAGCTCGGCAAAATGCACGAATTCGGCATACACATGACTGACGCCCGGCGCTTTGGCCTGCAAGCGGGTCAGTTGCTTGAGACGGCGAAAATCGGAAAGGGCTGGGGCTCCACGCAGAATTTGCATGCTGTAACGGCCTCGAGGAAATAATTGGAAAAAAGAAGGCACACAGGATACCTCAACCGCTGCCCTGGGGCCATGCTGACGGGTTATTCGTTATGACGTTTTGGGGATATGGTCAGTGACGGATTTTGCCTATACTGCTGACATGAGACTGACGCCGCACTGCCGACTCCTGACGTTTTTCCTTGCCTGGGCCCTTGCGGCGCTCATGCTGACCGGCTGTAGCCAGGAACCGGAAGACCGCCTGGAGCTGATTCGGGAGCGCGGCAGCCTGATTGCAGTGACCCGCAACACACCGACCACTTTCTATCAGGATCGCCACGGCGATACCGGTCTGGAATTCGAGTTGGCCCAACGCTTTGCCGAGCATCTCGGCGTTGATCTGGATATGCGCATCAACAGTACGCTGGATGAGCTCTACGCCAGCATTGCCGAGCCTGCCGATCAGCTGGACAGCGCCGATCTGGCGGCTGCCGGCCTGGCCCGCAACAGCGCACGCATTGACCAGGTCCGTTACGCGCAACCCTACCTGCATGCCACGCCACAGGTTATCTACCGTCGCGGCAACCGTCAGCCAAGCAGCCTGGAAGATCTGTACGACAAGCGCATCATGGTACTGGCCGGCAGCAGTCTGGTTACCCTGCTGCGTGAACTGCAGGAAAGCCATCCGGAGTTGGTGTTCGAAGAATCCGAGCAGGTCGAAGTGGTCGATCTGTTGCGCCTGGTGAATGACAACGAAATCGACCATGCCGTGGTCTATTCCAATGAACTGGTAGTCAATCAGGCGTTTTATCCGGCCATTCACGTTGGCTTTGATCTGGGCGAT
This sequence is a window from Halopseudomonas salegens. Protein-coding genes within it:
- the purL gene encoding phosphoribosylformylglycinamidine synthase; translated protein: MQILRGAPALSDFRRLKQLTRLQAKAPGVSHVYAEFVHFAELDAPLDDEQALVLSRLLTYGPSVDVEEPEGTLVLVLPRFGTISPWSSKATDIAHNCGLSNVLRLERGIAWHVTGDMSSQELAQVKQLLHDRMTEVALDELEAASGLFAHTQPKPFQRIDILANGRAALEQANTELGLALADDEIDYLLTSFTDLGRNPSDVELMMFAQANSEHCRHKIFNASWDIDGEAQDKSLFGMIKNTYEMHGEGVLSAYKDNAAVIEGFTAGRFFPQPGSGEYRAQEESVHILMKVETHNHPTAIAPFPGAATGSGGEIRDEGATGRGGKPKAGLAGFTVSNLRIPGFLQPWEEDNGKPGRIVSPLQIMIEGPLGGAAFNNEFGRPNLTGYFRTFEHTVQSPRGPEIRGYHKPIMIAGGLGNIRANHVEKAEITVGAKLIVLGGPAMLIGLGGGAASSMATGASAEDLDFASVQRENPEMERRCQEVIDRCWQLGDKNPIAFIHDVGAGGLSNAFPELVNDGGRGGRFELRKVPNDEPGMSPAEIWSNESQERYVMAVDNADYERFQAICERERCPHAVVGEATEEQLLLLNDEHFENQPVDMPLSVLLGKPPRMHRDVTREASPQDDFSADMPLEEAALRVLRLPAVASKNFLITIGDRSITGMVARDQMVGPWQVPVADCAVTTSSFDVLTGEAMAMGERTPLALLDAPASGRMAVAETVTNLAAARIEKLSDIKLSANWMAAAGHPGEDARLFDTVKAVGMELCPELGITIPVGKDSMSMKTRWNDGGDDKSVTSPLSLIVTGFAPVQNARQTLTPQLRMDQGDTDLILIDLGRGQNRLGGSALAQVYNKLGQQGPDLDDAEDLKAFFAVIQGLNNDGQLIAYHDRSDGGLLATVAEMAFAGHCGLTINLDVLADNASALAAVLFNEELGAVIQVRQSDTESVLAQLSGAGLGDCSAVIGQPQSAQVLNFSFNDEVLLSGTRAAWQQAWSETSWQIQRLRDNADCADQEFEGLADDGNPGLQVLLSYDVDEDVAAPYINSGMRPQVAILREQGVNGQIEMAAAFTRAGFNAIDVHMSDILAGRVDLADFRGLVACGGFSYGDVLGAGEGWAKSILFNADAREAFSEFFQRTDTFALGVCNGCQMLSNLRELIPGSEHWPHFVRNRSEQFEARVALVEVQASPSIFLNGMVGTRLPIAIAHGEGHAEFSSSTAVDACEASNSVTLRYIDNRGRMTERYPANPNGSPRGITGLTTRDGRVTIMMPHPERVFRAVQNSWHPDDWNEDGGWMRMFRNARAWVG